TTATCTTCAAGCTTAAAAGAAGCAAACAGTGCCATCCTTAACTATGCAATGGATCATCCTGAATGTGAGGGCATGGGCACAACCATGACTGCATCAATTCTGGACCAGAACAAAATCTACATTGGACATGTTGGAGACACAAGAGCATACAAAGTCACTGACGAAACAATAGTCCAGCTAACAAAAGACCACTCGTTAGTGCAGGAACTGGTTGATAAGGGTCAATTAACTGAAGAGGCAGCAAGATATCATCCGCAGAAAAACGTTATAACAAGAGTTGTAGGCGTTTACGCAGACGTTAATGTTGACACGTACGAATATCCGTGGGGTAATAATGAGCAACTGCTAATTTGCTGTGACGGCTTAGTTAACCATGTTAAAGACAAAGAAATCCAAGAAATCACCCTGTCATCGCCAAACACTCAAGAAGCATGCAAAAACCTCATAAACTTGGCAAATGACCGCGGCGGCAAAGATAATATCTCAATAGTTTTAACACCGCCACTTGAACGCATCTTTAAAAATTAAAGGTATTGAAATGTTTTTTCAGTTAGTATCCGCGTTGGAAGAGGTTGAAGAACCATTGTTTTATCGAGTTGATTTTTGCTGCAAATAGTAAACTGTAGTAAACCAAGTATGCACCAGCAAGAAAACTCATCACCATTACCATTATACTAACGGATGACATTTCGGCGCCTGCTTGAGCAATTTTTAGTCCTCCCAGTAAGAAGCAGAAGACACCTGCAAAAAGCCAAAAAGACCAGTGCATTAACATTTTTTCATAGAAATAGATGGTTTCTCTTCCAATCAAAATGCTGTTTTTAATGGTTCCAATAGCAAAAAACACAGGAACCCCCGCGGCAGTCATTGTTGCAATAGTAACCAAAACCCTGTTTGTTAAATCACCAGCGATTAACACAAATAAACCATCATCAAACCCTGCCATGTAAATTAGGTATACACCGCAGAGAAACAGGGGAAAATTATTCCAGAACTCATGTTTCATAGACCATCTAAACTTTTGCATAATTAATCCTCCTCCGTTTCTAGCCGTAAC
This is a stretch of genomic DNA from Candidatus Bathyarchaeota archaeon. It encodes these proteins:
- a CDS encoding Stp1/IreP family PP2C-type Ser/Thr phosphatase, with translation MWKTIKVAYTKKLSILITVLAVVGVTAFWLFVPHGGVYNLLDILSSTIIVGFSILLSISISSYAEERKKILKLRKATKKSFLSTNEISCISDIGKVRELDEDSVFASRVFSTIGGVTSQKILMIVADGMGGHSKGEVASALGVATVVNQLIPQLMSPKEVDYKTALSSSLKEANSAILNYAMDHPECEGMGTTMTASILDQNKIYIGHVGDTRAYKVTDETIVQLTKDHSLVQELVDKGQLTEEAARYHPQKNVITRVVGVYADVNVDTYEYPWGNNEQLLICCDGLVNHVKDKEIQEITLSSPNTQEACKNLINLANDRGGKDNISIVLTPPLERIFKN